One window from the genome of Jiangella alba encodes:
- a CDS encoding acyl-CoA dehydrogenase family protein, with protein MDTSELRRQDYTLDGDQVVLRDLFAQFFARECPMDVVRAAEPTGHDPQLWRATAELGAMSMALPAEAGGDGAGIVEVALLAEQLGRRIAPVPLVEHVVASRLLAAGGGDDPIATLLADASRGRTVLGLGLERYDVPQLVSSGAVAGAVVGHRAGAVVVSTGGPQPHAANQAGLPSAWRDLGAEPCVEVPVASTAVLVDRARRELKVLTAAALVGLTEGALALAVSFVQTRRTQGVPLGSLQGVSFPLADVAIGVAGARHLCRRAAWFLDHEPEAEPDLPGIAFAYAAEVATHGVTVALHAHGGLGFAVESDVSRYFLRAKGWTLAAGDPGRDVLAAGEALLAKAARPDREDRRWTSR; from the coding sequence GTGGACACGTCCGAACTGCGGCGACAGGACTACACGCTCGACGGCGACCAGGTCGTGCTCCGCGATCTCTTCGCGCAGTTCTTCGCCCGCGAGTGTCCGATGGACGTCGTCCGCGCGGCCGAACCGACAGGGCACGACCCGCAGTTGTGGCGAGCGACGGCCGAGCTGGGCGCGATGTCGATGGCGCTGCCGGCCGAGGCCGGCGGCGACGGGGCCGGCATCGTCGAGGTCGCGCTGCTGGCCGAGCAGCTGGGCCGGCGGATCGCCCCGGTGCCGCTCGTCGAGCACGTCGTGGCGAGCCGACTCCTCGCCGCTGGTGGGGGAGACGATCCGATCGCCACGCTGCTGGCCGACGCGTCCCGGGGGAGAACCGTCCTCGGGCTGGGGCTGGAACGGTACGACGTGCCGCAACTGGTGTCGTCCGGGGCGGTGGCCGGCGCCGTCGTCGGCCACCGGGCGGGTGCCGTCGTGGTCAGCACAGGCGGGCCCCAGCCGCACGCCGCCAACCAGGCCGGGCTGCCGTCGGCCTGGCGCGATCTCGGCGCCGAGCCGTGCGTCGAGGTTCCGGTCGCCTCGACCGCGGTGCTGGTCGACCGGGCCCGTCGCGAGCTGAAGGTGCTGACCGCCGCGGCCCTCGTCGGCCTGACCGAGGGTGCGCTGGCGCTGGCCGTGAGCTTCGTCCAGACCCGGCGGACCCAGGGGGTGCCGCTCGGGTCGTTGCAGGGAGTCTCGTTCCCGCTGGCCGACGTCGCGATCGGCGTGGCGGGCGCGCGCCACCTCTGCCGCCGGGCCGCCTGGTTCCTCGACCACGAACCCGAGGCCGAGCCGGACCTGCCCGGGATCGCCTTCGCCTACGCGGCCGAGGTCGCGACCCACGGCGTGACGGTGGCGCTGCACGCACACGGCGGCCTGGGCTTCGCCGTCGAGTCCGACGTCAGCCGCTACTTCCTTCGGGCCAAGGGCTGGACTCTGGCCGCAGGCGACCCGGGCCGCGACGTCCTCGCCGCCGGCGAGGCGCTCCTGGCGAAGGCCGCCCGGCCCGATCGAGAGGATCGTCGGTGGACTTCACGGTGA
- a CDS encoding acyl-CoA dehydrogenase family protein: MDFTVIAEDVVHRTLRRHVRELVRKHAADQLDERERRGGDGFDEPFHLALGRRGWIVPTWPVDRGGAGLDRLGARILDLELARARIPATTLGITRLVLPAVERHASAAIRDELLAGVALGSVRFCLGYTEPEGGSDLAAARTRAVRDGGEWVISGTKLFTTGAQHCQYCFLLARTDPSRPKRRGLTMFLLPLDAAGVDIQPVRTLSGVRTNIVHLDDVRVPDRYRLGEVNDGWAVLRGPLDAEHSIGPGDDDGLDDASIGVIFLRQLQLALDATAGWASERGPDGTRPADDPVVVHRLGRVAVQLAAALATPGPAGRVRGAEATVAGAAELVDVLGPAGLLDGRAPGALESGRVEWLHRYAQGTTTYLGTVEIFRGIIAQRDLGLPRPVHPAGTATDART; encoded by the coding sequence GTGGACTTCACGGTGATCGCCGAGGACGTCGTCCATCGCACCCTGCGACGACACGTGCGCGAGCTGGTCCGCAAGCATGCGGCGGACCAGCTGGACGAGCGGGAGCGGCGTGGCGGCGACGGCTTCGACGAGCCGTTCCACCTCGCCCTGGGCCGGCGCGGCTGGATCGTGCCGACCTGGCCGGTCGACCGGGGCGGCGCCGGGCTCGACCGGCTGGGCGCACGGATCCTGGATCTCGAGCTTGCCCGAGCGCGGATCCCGGCGACCACGCTCGGCATCACGCGCCTCGTGCTGCCGGCCGTGGAACGCCACGCCTCCGCGGCGATCCGGGACGAGCTGCTGGCCGGCGTCGCCCTCGGATCGGTCCGGTTCTGCCTCGGCTACACCGAACCCGAGGGCGGCTCGGATCTCGCGGCGGCGCGGACCCGAGCGGTCCGGGACGGCGGCGAGTGGGTGATCAGCGGCACGAAGCTGTTCACCACCGGGGCGCAGCACTGCCAGTACTGCTTTCTGCTCGCCCGGACCGACCCGAGCCGGCCGAAGCGCCGCGGACTCACCATGTTCCTCCTGCCGTTGGACGCGGCCGGGGTCGACATCCAGCCGGTCCGGACGCTCAGCGGCGTCCGCACCAACATCGTCCACCTCGACGACGTTCGCGTCCCCGACCGCTATCGGCTGGGTGAAGTGAACGACGGCTGGGCGGTGCTGCGCGGGCCGCTCGACGCGGAGCACAGCATCGGGCCCGGCGACGACGACGGTCTCGACGACGCGTCCATCGGCGTGATCTTCCTCCGGCAGCTGCAGCTCGCCCTGGACGCGACGGCCGGATGGGCGTCCGAACGCGGCCCGGACGGTACCCGGCCCGCGGACGACCCCGTGGTGGTCCACAGGCTCGGCCGGGTGGCCGTACAGCTGGCCGCCGCCCTGGCCACACCGGGTCCGGCGGGCCGGGTGCGGGGCGCCGAGGCGACCGTAGCCGGAGCCGCCGAACTGGTCGACGTGCTCGGCCCGGCCGGCCTGCTCGACGGTCGGGCGCCGGGCGCCCTGGAGTCCGGGCGGGTGGAGTGGCTGCATCGCTACGCCCAGGGCACCACCACCTACCTCGGCACGGTCGAGATCTTCCGCGGCATCATCGCGCAGCGCGACCTGGGACTTCCACGACCCGTCCATCCGGCCGGCACGGCGACCGACGCACGCACCTGA
- a CDS encoding MFS transporter has product MPPDTRPGRTVAVLLLAVSAFALSQTAVIPALGAIARDRQVSVSGATWVLTAYLMSAAVLAPLLGRLSDLFGSRRLLVITLAVFTAGAAIAAASPSLAGLVLGRALQGVGGAVLPICYGIVRRSIPEQRRAVAIGILSGTMSVGGGIGLVVGGVIVDHGSYRWIFVAAAVMGASTVALVRFAIPALPPMAAGRVDVVGGALLSAGVAAGVLALSLTGRPGWTTLLSMAAVAALTGFVLVERRTAAPMVHLPTFTTRSVVVANAIAFLTGYAIFTMFVVVPQLMTIPRASGYGFGRTAVASALVLLPGTVAMLAVAPATGYLARRWTPKLPLVTGCALAAAGQLGLAADHGSVASVAAWSVVGFIGLGQVLAALPNLIIDTVPVHRIGEATGVNSLIRLIGGAIGSQAAAVLVAARTGDRMPWPAESGLVVALLVGSAACFVGAATASAARGQRL; this is encoded by the coding sequence ATGCCGCCGGACACCCGACCCGGGCGCACCGTCGCCGTCCTCCTGCTGGCCGTGTCGGCGTTCGCGCTCTCCCAGACCGCGGTGATACCGGCACTCGGCGCCATCGCCCGAGACCGGCAGGTGTCCGTCAGCGGCGCCACCTGGGTACTCACCGCCTACCTGATGTCGGCCGCCGTCCTGGCGCCGCTGCTCGGCCGGCTGTCGGACCTGTTCGGCAGCCGGCGGTTGCTGGTCATCACGCTTGCGGTCTTCACCGCCGGCGCGGCCATCGCCGCGGCGTCGCCGTCACTGGCCGGCCTGGTCCTCGGGAGAGCGTTGCAGGGCGTCGGCGGGGCGGTGCTGCCCATCTGCTACGGCATCGTCCGCCGGTCGATCCCGGAGCAGCGACGCGCGGTGGCGATCGGCATCCTGTCGGGCACCATGTCGGTCGGCGGCGGCATCGGCCTGGTGGTGGGCGGCGTGATCGTCGACCACGGCTCCTACCGCTGGATCTTCGTCGCAGCGGCCGTGATGGGCGCCTCGACCGTCGCCCTGGTGCGGTTCGCGATCCCGGCGCTGCCGCCGATGGCCGCCGGGCGGGTGGACGTGGTCGGAGGCGCGTTGCTCTCGGCCGGCGTCGCCGCCGGGGTGCTCGCACTGAGCCTGACCGGACGTCCTGGCTGGACGACGCTGCTCTCCATGGCGGCGGTCGCCGCCCTGACCGGTTTCGTGCTGGTCGAGCGGCGCACCGCCGCACCCATGGTCCACCTGCCGACGTTCACCACCCGCTCCGTCGTGGTCGCGAATGCGATCGCCTTCCTCACCGGCTACGCGATCTTCACGATGTTCGTCGTGGTGCCCCAGCTGATGACCATCCCGCGCGCCTCCGGATACGGGTTCGGGCGGACCGCCGTCGCCAGCGCTCTCGTTCTGCTGCCCGGCACCGTGGCCATGCTGGCGGTCGCGCCCGCGACCGGGTACCTCGCGCGACGGTGGACGCCGAAGCTGCCGCTGGTCACCGGCTGCGCGCTCGCCGCCGCCGGCCAGCTCGGGCTGGCCGCCGACCACGGCAGCGTCGCGAGTGTCGCCGCATGGTCAGTGGTGGGCTTCATCGGGCTCGGGCAGGTGCTGGCGGCGCTTCCGAACCTGATCATCGACACCGTGCCGGTCCACCGGATCGGCGAGGCCACCGGGGTCAACAGCCTGATCCGGCTGATCGGCGGGGCGATCGGTTCGCAGGCCGCAGCCGTCCTCGTGGCCGCCAGGACGGGCGACCGCATGCCCTGGCCGGCCGAGTCCGGCCTCGTGGTGGCGCTGCTCGTCGGCAGCGCGGCCTGTTTCGTCGGGGCCGCCACCGCGTCGGCCGCCCGCGGCCAGCGTCTCTGA
- a CDS encoding MFS transporter, producing the protein MADAGLWTADFRLFFAARTSSLLGDVMLPVAITAAVIRAGYGASGVGYALAALIAPFAALIIFGGVLSDRFGARRLMVLSDAARLCVQAVLALLFLLGTPPLWQILVLLALVGAGSAVFQPGVASVTPLIARDVQQANATLRIAESVTAVIGPSLAGLLLVVASPAAVVALDALTFAVSGACLLRLRSVPMGPAGRGDVPSSFRADLVEGWREFRARTWLWSVIVVYMLWQLAGAGPTMTLGYSTLVTEHGSATFGLVMSALGAGSVLAGLVAMRLRPRYPLRAGALSIILWTLMPLSVALGLPAPVVAACYAVSGAGQAFWIVMFHTSVQTHIPQDVLGRVHAYDAAGSLVMKPVGQAVAGPLAVVVGTVPLLFVSAAMALVTCTLLLAIPAVRDLRRAPPRLDP; encoded by the coding sequence GTGGCGGACGCCGGGCTGTGGACGGCGGACTTCCGGCTGTTCTTCGCCGCCCGCACCAGCTCGCTGCTGGGCGACGTCATGCTGCCCGTCGCGATCACCGCCGCCGTGATCCGGGCGGGGTACGGGGCGAGCGGCGTGGGCTACGCGCTGGCCGCGCTGATCGCGCCGTTCGCCGCGCTGATCATCTTCGGCGGGGTGCTGTCCGATCGCTTCGGGGCGCGGCGGCTGATGGTGCTCTCGGACGCGGCGCGGCTGTGTGTCCAGGCGGTGCTCGCGCTGCTGTTCCTGCTGGGCACGCCGCCGCTGTGGCAGATCCTGGTGCTGCTGGCGCTGGTCGGGGCGGGCAGCGCGGTCTTCCAGCCGGGCGTCGCCAGCGTCACCCCGCTGATCGCTCGCGACGTGCAGCAGGCGAACGCCACCCTGCGCATCGCCGAGTCCGTGACCGCCGTGATCGGCCCGTCGCTGGCCGGCCTGCTGCTGGTGGTCGCCTCGCCCGCGGCGGTGGTCGCTCTCGACGCGCTGACGTTCGCGGTCAGCGGCGCCTGCCTGCTCCGGCTCCGCTCGGTCCCGATGGGCCCGGCCGGGCGCGGCGACGTGCCGTCGTCGTTCCGAGCCGATCTCGTCGAAGGATGGCGGGAGTTCCGCGCCAGGACCTGGCTGTGGAGCGTCATCGTCGTCTACATGCTCTGGCAGCTGGCCGGCGCCGGACCGACCATGACCCTCGGCTACAGCACACTCGTCACCGAGCACGGCTCGGCGACGTTCGGCCTGGTGATGTCGGCGCTCGGCGCGGGCAGCGTGCTGGCCGGGCTGGTCGCGATGAGGCTGCGTCCGCGGTATCCGCTCCGGGCCGGCGCGCTGTCCATCATCCTGTGGACGCTCATGCCGCTGAGCGTGGCGCTCGGCCTCCCCGCGCCCGTCGTCGCCGCGTGCTACGCGGTGAGCGGCGCCGGCCAGGCGTTCTGGATCGTCATGTTCCACACCAGCGTGCAGACGCACATCCCGCAGGACGTCCTCGGCCGCGTGCACGCGTACGACGCGGCCGGCTCGCTGGTGATGAAACCGGTCGGGCAGGCGGTGGCGGGGCCGCTCGCGGTCGTCGTGGGCACGGTGCCGCTGCTGTTCGTGTCGGCGGCCATGGCGCTCGTCACCTGCACGCTGCTGCTGGCGATCCCGGCCGTGCGCGACCTGCGGCGTGCGCCACCGCGGCTCGATCCCTAG
- a CDS encoding MalY/PatB family protein, with protein MTENPLEQLPLQRLRRRTSAKWRAHPDDVLPLWVAEMDVPLAGPVADALRATIGLGDTGYPYGDGYAQALAGFAKDRWGWSGVAADRALVVPDVMMGIVEVLRVLTEPGDPVVVNAPVYPPFHAFVAHADRRVVQSPLTAAGRIDLDHLDGTFRELARRHERVAYLLCNPHNPTGAVHTEDELRAVAELAGRSGVRVVADEIHAPLVLPGATFVPYLSVAGADDAFSLMSASKAWNLAGLKAAVALAGPLAAADLARIPEEVGHGPSHLGVIAHTAAFASGGDWLDALLAGLDGNRAALGGFVAEHLPELGFLRPEGTYLAWIDCRSLGLHDDAARGEAGVVTELDGPAQYLLDHARVAVTSGHVFGLGGGGHIRLNFATSRAVLTEALTRIEHALH; from the coding sequence GTGACGGAGAACCCGCTCGAGCAACTGCCGCTCCAGCGGCTGCGCCGGCGCACGAGCGCCAAATGGCGCGCCCATCCCGACGACGTCCTGCCGTTGTGGGTCGCGGAGATGGACGTGCCGCTGGCCGGTCCGGTCGCCGACGCGCTGCGAGCCACCATCGGGCTCGGCGACACCGGGTATCCGTACGGCGACGGCTATGCCCAGGCGCTAGCCGGCTTCGCGAAGGACCGCTGGGGCTGGTCCGGGGTCGCCGCCGACCGCGCGCTCGTCGTTCCCGACGTCATGATGGGCATCGTCGAGGTGCTGCGGGTGCTGACCGAGCCGGGCGACCCCGTCGTCGTGAACGCTCCGGTGTACCCGCCCTTCCATGCCTTCGTCGCGCACGCGGACCGGCGGGTGGTGCAGTCCCCGCTCACCGCCGCCGGGCGCATCGACCTCGACCACCTCGACGGCACCTTCCGGGAGCTCGCCCGGCGGCATGAACGCGTGGCCTACCTGCTGTGCAACCCGCACAACCCGACCGGTGCGGTGCACACCGAGGACGAGCTGAGGGCGGTGGCGGAGCTGGCCGGCCGGTCGGGGGTGCGGGTCGTCGCCGACGAGATCCATGCGCCGCTGGTCCTGCCGGGCGCCACGTTCGTCCCGTACCTCTCGGTCGCGGGCGCCGACGACGCCTTCAGCCTGATGTCGGCCTCCAAGGCATGGAACCTCGCGGGGCTGAAGGCCGCGGTGGCCCTGGCCGGCCCGCTCGCGGCCGCCGACCTCGCGCGCATTCCGGAGGAGGTCGGCCACGGCCCCAGCCACCTCGGCGTCATCGCCCACACCGCGGCCTTCGCCTCGGGCGGCGACTGGCTCGACGCTCTGCTCGCCGGCCTGGACGGCAATCGGGCCGCCCTCGGCGGCTTCGTCGCCGAGCACCTCCCCGAGCTGGGGTTCCTCCGCCCGGAGGGCACCTATCTGGCCTGGATCGACTGCCGGTCGCTCGGGCTGCACGACGACGCGGCCCGCGGCGAGGCCGGCGTCGTCACCGAGCTCGACGGGCCGGCCCAGTACCTGCTCGACCACGCGCGGGTCGCCGTGACGTCCGGTCACGTCTTCGGCCTGGGCGGTGGCGGCCACATCCGGCTCAACTTCGCCACCTCCCGCGCCGTCCTCACCGAGGCGCTCACTCGCATCGAGCACGCCCTGCACTGA
- a CDS encoding DUF4432 family protein, whose amino-acid sequence MTGASCSLRETTIDGDRCLVIEDGEIRVSINADHGAHVFELTDLRSGTNLLYEDPRGSRHYRVGAWYELFPNAGPGCVVDGQGISEHGDVQYRRWTWSVRAAGPDRVAVDLATRSEELPFGIRRSVTLAGGGEVRVDETITNLADRPLHYLWGHHITFGAVMMGPGSRVDLGDAEVFAEAADDPSALYAPGARGPLHALPGRDGGVVDLTAFPDRPFGTMLFADRLARHRCGIWSGELATGVSVDWDGDAFPALWFWATRKSGALSDVVACALEPQASAVHTLSEAIAAGAAPTLAAGASRNAWLRLAVHH is encoded by the coding sequence TTGACCGGGGCGTCGTGCTCGCTGCGCGAGACCACCATCGACGGCGACCGATGCCTGGTGATCGAGGACGGCGAGATCAGGGTGTCGATCAACGCCGATCACGGTGCGCACGTCTTCGAGCTCACCGACCTCCGCAGCGGGACCAACCTGCTGTACGAGGACCCGCGGGGCTCACGTCACTACCGGGTCGGCGCCTGGTACGAGCTGTTCCCCAACGCCGGGCCGGGATGCGTCGTCGACGGGCAGGGCATCAGCGAGCACGGCGACGTGCAGTACCGGCGCTGGACGTGGTCGGTGCGGGCGGCGGGACCGGACCGGGTGGCCGTCGACCTCGCGACGCGCAGTGAGGAGCTGCCGTTCGGCATCCGCCGCAGCGTCACCCTCGCCGGCGGCGGCGAGGTGCGCGTCGACGAGACGATCACGAACCTCGCGGACCGCCCGCTGCACTACCTGTGGGGGCACCACATCACGTTCGGCGCCGTCATGATGGGCCCGGGCAGCCGGGTCGACCTCGGCGACGCCGAGGTGTTCGCCGAGGCTGCCGACGACCCGTCGGCCCTGTACGCGCCGGGTGCGCGCGGTCCGCTGCACGCCTTGCCGGGCCGCGACGGCGGGGTCGTCGACCTGACGGCGTTTCCGGACCGGCCGTTCGGCACGATGCTCTTCGCCGACCGGCTGGCACGGCACCGGTGCGGCATCTGGTCCGGCGAGCTGGCCACCGGCGTCTCCGTCGACTGGGACGGTGACGCCTTCCCGGCCCTGTGGTTCTGGGCCACCCGGAAGTCCGGCGCGCTGTCCGACGTCGTGGCCTGCGCGCTGGAGCCGCAGGCGTCGGCCGTCCACACCTTGTCCGAGGCCATCGCCGCCGGCGCGGCGCCGACCCTGGCCGCCGGCGCCAGCCGGAACGCCTGGCTCCGGCTGGCCGTCCATCACTAG
- a CDS encoding PaaX family transcriptional regulator, producing the protein MIPADESASTRRTRTVMVSFLGAVVRRMGDWMPIAGTVDLMEQLGLDARSVRTAVFRLKQRGWLAAESRGGKRGYALTPAAVKALVAGDEIIWHARQPANLDDGWCIVNFSVPESERAKRHQLRAHLASLGFGNISTAMWIAPARMRGAAEQAVRELDLDRYAAIFVGAYVAGQDLRTLLYESWDLAGIDRRYREFVARFQPEIAALDGSDAVAPERAFVTYLSAVDHWRKLPFRDPGLPRQVLADDWSGPDALAVFERLVTLLEGRALAHAAGHWTPRAGVPA; encoded by the coding sequence ATGATCCCCGCCGACGAGAGCGCCAGCACGCGCCGCACGCGCACCGTCATGGTGAGTTTCCTCGGCGCGGTCGTGCGGCGCATGGGCGACTGGATGCCCATCGCCGGCACCGTCGACCTCATGGAGCAGCTCGGGCTCGACGCCCGGAGCGTCCGCACCGCGGTGTTCCGGCTCAAGCAGCGCGGCTGGCTCGCGGCCGAGAGCCGGGGCGGGAAGCGTGGCTACGCGCTCACGCCCGCAGCGGTGAAGGCGCTGGTCGCGGGCGACGAGATCATCTGGCACGCGCGCCAGCCGGCCAACCTCGACGACGGCTGGTGCATCGTCAACTTCTCCGTGCCCGAGTCCGAGCGCGCGAAGCGGCACCAGCTGCGCGCCCATCTGGCCTCGCTGGGCTTCGGGAACATCTCCACCGCGATGTGGATCGCGCCGGCCCGCATGCGCGGCGCCGCCGAGCAGGCCGTGCGCGAGCTCGACCTCGACCGCTACGCCGCGATCTTCGTCGGCGCCTACGTCGCCGGTCAGGACCTGCGCACGCTGCTCTACGAGAGCTGGGACCTCGCCGGCATCGACCGCCGCTACCGCGAGTTCGTCGCCCGCTTCCAGCCCGAGATCGCCGCGCTCGACGGCAGCGACGCCGTGGCACCCGAGCGTGCCTTCGTCACCTACCTCAGCGCCGTCGACCACTGGCGCAAGCTCCCGTTCCGCGACCCCGGCCTGCCGCGCCAGGTGCTCGCCGACGACTGGAGCGGCCCCGACGCGCTCGCCGTGTTCGAGCGTCTCGTCACCCTCCTCGAGGGTCGGGCCCTCGCCCACGCGGCCGGGCACTGGACGCCCCGGGCCGGCGTGCCGGCCTAG
- a CDS encoding bifunctional salicylyl-CoA 5-hydroxylase/oxidoreductase: MRIAIAGGGPGGLYFAALMKGLDPGHEVTMWERNAPDDTFGFGVVFSDETLGAIEGADPVIHDRMERGFARWTDIDVEFDGHAFTVGGQGFAAMGRKELLAILRERAAELGVTVHYRTPAPGPGELRASYDLVVAADGLNSTIRTKYADVFGPDLDRRANKYIWLGTDLVFEAFQFFVKQTPWGTMQIHGYPYSDQGSTFIVEMHEDVWRRAGFDATEHDDLPPGASDEYAVRRIAEIFAGELRGQRVLTNNSKWLNFHTVRNERWYDGNVVLLGDAAHTAHFSIGSGTKLAMEDALALAACLHEQPGVGAALAAYQAERKPVVESTQRAAQASLEWFENIGMYAGQDPAQFVFNLLTRSRRITFGNLRERDPEFAARMEAEFARLHSAGAAAPAMFQPVRIGPLELKNRVVVSPMDMYSAEDGLPNEFHLVHLGAKALGGAGLVMTEMVCVSPEGRISPGCTGIWTDEQRDAWRRVTDFVHARSTARIGLQLGHSGRKGSTKLMWEGMDEPLDDGNWEVVGPSPLPYGAGCHLPREATRADLDQVVADFVAAAERGVAAGFDLIELHAAHGYLLSSFLSPVANRRADEYGGPLPNRLRFPLEVFDAVRRVVPATVPVTVRISATDWVPGGTTDEDGVEIARAFAAHGAAAIDVSTGQVTKDEKPAFGRSYQTPFADRIRHQVAVPAGVAVIAVGAISSYDDVNSILLAGRADLCALGRAHLYDPQWTLHAAAEQEYRGPGADWPDPWAAGRRRPPTARTDKVPPRLSLLRDGAAGTVHLRWTPDRRDQAEWSR, from the coding sequence ATGAGGATCGCGATCGCGGGTGGCGGGCCGGGAGGGCTGTACTTCGCGGCCCTCATGAAAGGCCTCGACCCCGGTCACGAGGTGACGATGTGGGAGCGCAACGCGCCCGACGACACCTTCGGCTTCGGGGTCGTGTTCTCCGACGAGACGCTGGGCGCCATCGAGGGCGCCGACCCCGTCATCCACGACCGCATGGAGCGCGGGTTCGCCCGCTGGACCGACATCGACGTCGAGTTCGACGGCCACGCGTTCACCGTCGGCGGGCAGGGCTTCGCCGCGATGGGCCGCAAGGAGTTGCTGGCGATCCTGCGGGAGCGGGCCGCGGAGCTGGGCGTCACGGTGCACTACCGGACGCCGGCGCCGGGGCCGGGCGAGCTGCGGGCGTCGTACGACCTCGTGGTGGCGGCGGACGGGCTCAACTCCACCATACGCACCAAGTACGCCGACGTCTTCGGGCCGGACCTCGACCGGCGCGCGAACAAGTACATCTGGCTCGGCACCGACCTCGTGTTCGAGGCGTTCCAGTTCTTCGTCAAGCAGACGCCGTGGGGCACCATGCAGATCCACGGCTACCCCTACTCCGACCAGGGCTCGACCTTCATCGTCGAGATGCACGAGGACGTGTGGCGCCGGGCCGGCTTCGACGCCACCGAGCACGACGACCTCCCGCCGGGCGCGTCCGACGAGTACGCCGTGCGCCGCATCGCCGAGATCTTCGCCGGCGAGCTGCGCGGGCAGCGCGTGCTCACCAACAACTCGAAGTGGCTCAACTTCCACACCGTGCGCAACGAGCGCTGGTACGACGGCAACGTCGTGCTGCTCGGCGACGCGGCCCACACGGCGCACTTCTCCATCGGCTCGGGCACGAAGCTGGCCATGGAGGACGCCCTGGCGCTGGCCGCGTGCCTGCACGAGCAGCCCGGCGTCGGCGCGGCGCTGGCGGCGTACCAGGCCGAGCGCAAGCCGGTCGTCGAGTCGACCCAGCGGGCGGCGCAGGCGTCGCTGGAATGGTTCGAGAACATCGGCATGTACGCCGGCCAGGACCCGGCCCAGTTCGTGTTCAACCTGCTCACCCGGTCGCGCCGCATCACGTTCGGCAACCTGCGCGAACGCGACCCTGAGTTCGCCGCGCGCATGGAGGCCGAGTTCGCGCGGCTGCACTCGGCCGGCGCGGCGGCGCCGGCGATGTTCCAGCCGGTGCGCATCGGCCCGCTGGAGCTGAAGAACCGCGTCGTCGTCTCCCCCATGGACATGTACTCGGCCGAGGACGGCCTGCCGAACGAGTTCCACCTCGTCCACCTGGGCGCGAAGGCGCTGGGCGGCGCCGGCCTCGTCATGACCGAGATGGTGTGCGTCTCGCCAGAGGGCCGCATCTCGCCCGGCTGCACCGGCATCTGGACCGACGAGCAGCGCGACGCCTGGCGCCGGGTGACGGACTTCGTCCACGCCCGGTCGACCGCCAGGATCGGGCTGCAGCTCGGGCACTCGGGCCGCAAGGGCTCGACCAAGCTGATGTGGGAGGGCATGGACGAGCCGCTGGACGACGGCAACTGGGAGGTCGTCGGCCCGTCGCCGCTGCCGTACGGCGCCGGCTGCCACCTGCCGCGCGAGGCGACCCGCGCCGACCTCGACCAGGTGGTGGCCGACTTCGTCGCCGCGGCCGAGCGCGGCGTCGCGGCCGGGTTCGACCTGATCGAGCTGCACGCCGCCCACGGCTACCTGCTGAGCTCGTTCCTGTCGCCGGTCGCCAACCGGCGGGCCGACGAGTACGGCGGCCCGCTGCCGAACCGGCTGCGCTTCCCGCTCGAGGTGTTCGACGCCGTGCGCCGCGTGGTGCCCGCGACCGTCCCGGTGACGGTCCGCATCTCCGCCACCGACTGGGTGCCGGGCGGCACCACCGACGAGGACGGCGTCGAGATCGCGCGGGCGTTCGCCGCCCACGGCGCCGCCGCCATCGACGTCTCCACCGGCCAGGTCACCAAGGACGAGAAGCCCGCGTTCGGGCGGTCGTACCAGACGCCGTTCGCCGACCGGATCAGGCACCAGGTCGCCGTCCCCGCGGGCGTCGCCGTCATCGCCGTCGGGGCGATCTCGTCCTACGACGACGTCAACTCGATCCTGCTGGCCGGCCGCGCCGACCTCTGCGCGCTCGGACGCGCCCACCTGTACGACCCGCAGTGGACGCTGCACGCGGCGGCCGAGCAGGAGTACCGGGGACCCGGCGCCGACTGGCCGGACCCCTGGGCCGCCGGGCGGCGCCGTCCGCCGACGGCGCGCACCGACAAGGTCCCGCCCCGCCTCTCGCTGCTGCGCGACGGCGCCGCCGGCACCGTCCACCTGCGCTGGACCCCGGACCGGCGCGACCAGGCAGAATGGTCGCGATGA